From the Leptotrichia sp. oral taxon 221 genome, one window contains:
- a CDS encoding MIP/aquaporin family protein, whose amino-acid sequence MKKYVAEFIGTAVLVLFGCGTAAVLGTKGSEANVAYLATAFAFGLSIVAMAYSIGNISGCHINPAVSIGFLLSGKMNVKDFIGYVIAQFLGGICGAFILMSLIGKEHGLGTNGLFDSSIGKSLLIEIILTFVFVFVILGVTSKISNSAIAGLVIGLSLTLIHIFGIHFTGTSVNPARSFGPALFMGGESLISVWVFIIAPLIGGALAALCYKWLFTEIEE is encoded by the coding sequence ATGAAAAAATATGTAGCAGAATTTATTGGTACCGCAGTTTTAGTTTTATTCGGTTGTGGAACTGCAGCAGTTTTAGGCACAAAAGGTAGTGAAGCAAACGTCGCCTACTTAGCAACAGCCTTTGCATTCGGATTATCAATCGTAGCAATGGCTTATTCAATCGGAAATATTTCAGGATGTCACATCAATCCCGCAGTTTCAATAGGATTTTTATTATCAGGCAAAATGAACGTCAAAGATTTTATTGGATATGTTATCGCTCAATTTTTAGGAGGAATATGTGGAGCATTCATTTTAATGTCATTAATCGGAAAAGAACACGGACTAGGTACAAACGGATTATTTGATTCAAGTATCGGAAAATCATTATTAATCGAAATCATTTTAACATTTGTATTCGTATTCGTAATCCTAGGAGTTACTTCAAAAATTTCAAATAGTGCAATTGCAGGATTAGTAATCGGATTATCATTAACTCTAATCCACATTTTCGGAATTCACTTTACAGGAACATCTGTAAATCCAGCAAGAAGTTTCGGACCAGCATTATTCATGGGTGGAGAATCTTTAATATCAGTATGGGTATTTATCATAGCCCCTCTAATAGGTGGTGCCTTAGCTGCATTATGTTACAAATGGTTATTTACAGAAATTGAAGAATAA
- the cbiG gene encoding cobalt-precorrin 5A hydrolase: MRTAVYCVSKNGYETCLKIRNNVYKNLHIYVSQRVANMLNLESENVENLFVINERVPILLEKTFDKYDLHIFVAATGAVVRIIEGKFKSKDTDPAVITVDDHANFVISLLSGHLGGANEECKKIANGIGAIPVITTASDVGGKIAVDTLSQKIKAKLESLDDAKRVTSLIVNGENVSIHLPKNIVGNDKNCAGAIIISNRKNIEISKIIPKNIILGIGCKRNTPKEKIIEKINYVMETQNLEMDSIKKAASAWVKSDEIGLLEAMTELNIPIEFFEKEKILEVENLVEERSEFVKNQIGVYGVSEPCAYLASSRKGSFLVKKVKMEGITISIFEEEM, translated from the coding sequence ATGAGAACAGCAGTATATTGCGTAAGCAAAAACGGATACGAAACATGTTTAAAAATAAGAAACAATGTTTATAAAAATTTGCATATTTATGTGTCACAAAGAGTGGCAAATATGCTCAATCTTGAAAGTGAAAATGTGGAAAATTTGTTTGTGATAAATGAGCGAGTGCCAATTTTATTAGAAAAAACATTTGATAAATATGATTTACATATTTTCGTTGCAGCAACTGGAGCAGTTGTGAGAATTATTGAAGGGAAATTTAAAAGCAAGGATACAGACCCAGCTGTTATTACAGTTGATGATCATGCTAATTTTGTGATTTCATTACTTTCAGGACATCTTGGCGGTGCAAATGAAGAATGTAAAAAAATTGCAAATGGAATCGGAGCAATCCCAGTAATTACAACAGCTTCTGACGTCGGTGGAAAAATTGCAGTTGATACATTGTCACAAAAAATTAAAGCAAAATTGGAAAGCTTGGACGATGCTAAAAGAGTGACTTCGCTTATCGTAAATGGAGAAAATGTGAGCATTCATTTGCCAAAAAATATTGTAGGAAACGACAAAAATTGTGCTGGAGCAATAATTATTTCAAACAGAAAAAATATCGAAATTTCTAAAATTATTCCCAAAAATATCATTCTCGGAATCGGCTGTAAAAGAAATACACCAAAAGAAAAAATCATCGAAAAAATAAATTACGTAATGGAAACTCAAAATTTAGAAATGGATTCGATAAAAAAAGCCGCATCCGCTTGGGTAAAATCTGATGAAATTGGACTTTTAGAAGCAATGACTGAATTAAATATTCCAATAGAATTTTTTGAAAAAGAAAAAATTTTGGAAGTAGAAAATTTAGTCGAAGAGCGTTCAGAATTTGTAAAAAATCAAATCGGAGTATATGGCGTTTCCGAGCCTTGTGCGTACTTAGCTTCGAGCAGAAAAGGTAGTTTTTTAGTAAAGAAAGTTAAGATGGAAGGAATTACAATTTCAATTTTTGAAGAAGAAATGTAG
- a CDS encoding NUDIX domain-containing protein — MITTLCYLEKDEKYLMLHRTKKKNDINKGKWLGIGGKLEAGETPEECLKREVQEETGYKLNSYEFRGLVIFNYNNDEPLFMYLYTSSDFSGNQHECDEGNLKWIPKKEIFDLKLWEGDKIFLELLFKNTPFFYLTLNYENDNLLSSKLEFKEKYSCFEVFVPENYVEKIVENLQKYNLLTEGFYADVYSTIDGIGHWKTLEGGNPFDGEVGKSSVANEKIMKFRVKKDFQELAYYLIKEVHPYETPVINVFEMEV, encoded by the coding sequence GTGATTACAACATTATGTTATTTAGAAAAAGATGAAAAATATCTAATGCTACATAGAACTAAAAAGAAAAATGATATAAATAAAGGAAAATGGCTAGGAATTGGCGGAAAATTGGAAGCTGGGGAAACACCCGAAGAGTGTTTAAAAAGAGAAGTTCAAGAGGAAACTGGCTACAAATTGAATAGTTATGAATTTCGTGGACTTGTGATTTTTAATTACAACAACGATGAGCCACTATTTATGTATCTTTATACAAGTTCGGATTTTTCAGGAAATCAGCATGAATGTGATGAAGGCAACTTAAAATGGATTCCAAAAAAAGAAATTTTTGATTTAAAATTGTGGGAAGGCGACAAAATATTTTTAGAATTATTGTTTAAAAATACGCCATTTTTTTATTTGACTTTAAATTATGAAAACGACAATTTATTGAGTTCAAAATTAGAATTTAAAGAAAAATATAGTTGTTTTGAAGTTTTTGTTCCAGAAAATTATGTGGAAAAAATTGTGGAAAACTTACAAAAATACAATCTTTTGACAGAAGGCTTTTATGCAGATGTTTATTCTACAATTGATGGAATTGGACATTGGAAAACTTTGGAAGGCGGAAATCCTTTTGACGGAGAAGTTGGAAAATCCAGTGTTGCCAATGAAAAAATTATGAAATTTAGAGTGAAAAAAGATTTTCAAGAGTTAGCGTATTATTTGATTAAGGAGGTTCATCCTTATGAAACGCCTGTGATTAATGTGTTTGAGATGGAAGTGTAG
- the cobM gene encoding precorrin-4 C(11)-methyltransferase, whose protein sequence is MKKVYFIGAGPGDPELITIKGQRIVKEADVIIYAGSLVPREVIECHKEGAEVYNSASMNLDEVMEVMIKAQKNGKLVARVHTGDPSIFGAIREQMDILDEYGIEYEVVPGVSSFVAAAAAIKKEFTLPDVSQTIICTRLEGRTPVPETESLESLASHKCSMAIFLSVQMIDEVVKRLLKHYEKTTPIAIVQRATWDDQKIIMGTLENIAQKVKDEKITKTAQILVGNFMGDKYSKSKLYDKTFSHEFRRGIKE, encoded by the coding sequence ATGAAAAAAGTATATTTTATAGGAGCAGGGCCTGGAGATCCTGAATTAATAACAATAAAAGGTCAAAGAATTGTAAAGGAAGCAGATGTCATAATTTATGCGGGTTCGCTTGTGCCTAGAGAAGTTATTGAATGTCATAAAGAAGGAGCGGAAGTTTATAATTCTGCTTCAATGAACTTAGATGAAGTAATGGAAGTTATGATAAAAGCTCAGAAAAATGGAAAATTGGTTGCAAGAGTTCATACTGGGGATCCAAGTATTTTTGGAGCAATAAGGGAACAAATGGATATTTTGGATGAATATGGAATAGAGTATGAAGTCGTGCCAGGAGTGAGTTCATTTGTAGCTGCTGCTGCCGCAATAAAAAAAGAGTTCACATTGCCTGATGTGAGTCAAACAATAATTTGTACAAGATTGGAAGGAAGAACACCTGTTCCTGAAACAGAAAGTCTAGAAAGCCTAGCTTCACACAAATGCTCAATGGCAATATTTTTGTCTGTACAAATGATTGATGAAGTTGTAAAAAGACTATTAAAACATTACGAGAAAACAACTCCAATTGCAATTGTCCAAAGAGCCACTTGGGATGATCAAAAAATCATTATGGGAACATTGGAAAACATTGCTCAAAAAGTGAAAGATGAGAAAATTACGAAAACTGCACAAATTTTAGTTGGAAACTTTATGGGAGATAAATATTCTAAATCTAAACTTTATGATAAGACGTTTTCGCATGAGTTTAGAAGAGGGATTAAAGAATAA
- the cobI gene encoding precorrin-2 C(20)-methyltransferase produces the protein MKKGKFYGIGVGVGDPENITVKATKKLHEVDVIVLPEAKSGEGSTAFNIVREYLKPGVEQMFLEFPMIKDVEARKVFRKNNADKISEELEKGKNVAFLTIGDPMTYSTYTYVLEHIADDVEVETIAGITSFNSIAARLNVPLMIGDEDLKVVSVNRKTDIYKEIENNDNLVLMKISRNFEKIKKAIIETGNKENAVIVSDCGKDNEVVYWDIESVEEVPYFSTMILKKSGF, from the coding sequence ATGAAAAAAGGTAAATTTTACGGTATTGGAGTAGGAGTAGGAGATCCTGAAAATATAACGGTTAAAGCGACGAAAAAATTGCATGAGGTGGATGTAATTGTATTGCCTGAGGCAAAAAGTGGAGAAGGAAGCACGGCTTTTAATATTGTAAGAGAATATTTGAAACCTGGTGTAGAGCAAATGTTTTTGGAATTTCCGATGATAAAAGATGTGGAAGCGAGAAAAGTTTTTAGAAAAAATAATGCTGATAAAATAAGTGAAGAACTTGAAAAAGGGAAAAATGTGGCATTTTTGACAATTGGAGATCCGATGACTTATAGCACATATACTTATGTTTTGGAGCATATTGCAGATGATGTAGAAGTAGAGACGATTGCTGGAATAACTTCGTTTAATAGCATTGCAGCTAGACTGAATGTGCCTTTGATGATTGGCGATGAAGATTTAAAAGTGGTGTCTGTCAATCGAAAAACTGATATTTACAAGGAAATTGAAAATAATGATAATTTAGTTTTAATGAAAATAAGCAGAAATTTTGAGAAAATTAAAAAGGCGATAATTGAAACAGGAAATAAAGAAAATGCTGTAATTGTTTCAGATTGCGGGAAAGATAATGAAGTTGTTTATTGGGATATTGAGAGTGTGGAGGAAGTTCCTTATTTTTCGACGATGATATTGAAAAAATCAGGGTTTTAA
- a CDS encoding DUF488 domain-containing protein — MKFEIKWKRAYEKIGEADGFRILVDKLWPRGLKKEDAKIDYWAKIITPSKELRQNYHKGIIDFENFSEKYRKELEENSDFKEFEGIILEELKKGNVTMVYASRTPELSHIPVLKKFIEEKLGK, encoded by the coding sequence ATGAAATTTGAAATTAAATGGAAAAGAGCTTATGAAAAAATTGGAGAAGCAGATGGTTTTAGAATATTAGTTGATAAATTGTGGCCTAGAGGGTTAAAAAAGGAAGATGCGAAAATCGATTATTGGGCAAAAATTATTACGCCATCGAAGGAATTAAGACAAAATTATCATAAAGGAATTATCGATTTTGAAAATTTTTCTGAAAAATATAGAAAAGAATTGGAAGAAAATTCGGATTTTAAGGAATTTGAGGGTATAATATTGGAAGAGTTGAAGAAGGGAAATGTGACAATGGTTTATGCGAGTAGAACTCCAGAATTGAGCCATATTCCTGTATTAAAGAAATTTATTGAGGAAAAGTTGGGAAAATAG